From the genome of Pseudonocardia sp. EC080619-01:
CGGCCACGGCGACGACCCGTCCGCCGTGATGCGCTCCGCGACCCCGAGGGGCCCGCGTACGAACTCTCCGCTGTCCTGCTCGGTCGCCATGGTCGGTGACGGTAGTGGCGGACACACTGCCGTGCAGGTCACGGACATGATCGGATGGCGGCATGACCGACGAGACGGAACGGGCGCTCGACGAGCTGGTGCGCCCCGGCGCCCGGGTCGCGGTCGCCGACGCGTGCGGCCTGCCCTACGCCCTCGCCGGCCCGCTGAGCCGGGTCGCCGCCCGCCGCCGCGACGACGGCGACGGCGTCCGCCTGGTGCTCGGCTGGATCCCCGGCCCGGCACCGGACCTCGATCCGGCCGCCTTCGTCGACATCCGCACGGTCGTCGGCGGTCCGGGCGCCCGCGCGCTGCTCGACTCGGGCGCCGCGCAGCGGGTGCCGGCGCGGCTCTCCGCGGTCCCGGCGCTGCTGGCCGGGCCGCTGCGGCCGGACCTGCTGCTGGCCACCGTCGTCGCCGACGCCGACGGCTACCGGTTCGGCGCCGAGTCGTCGTGGATGCGCGGGCTCGCCGACGACGGTGTGCCCGTCGCCGCGGTCGTCTCCGGGACCGCGCCGCACGCCGAGGCCGGGCCGCCGTTGCCGGACGTCACCGTCGTCGGCCGCGTCGACGGGCCGGCCGGGCTCCCGCACGTCGTGACGGCTCCCCCGCCGACCGACGCCGACCGGGCGATCGCCGAGCAGGTCGCCGCACTCGTCCCGGCGGGCGCCCGGATCCAGTTCGGGCCCGGTCGCCTGGCCGGGGCGCTGGTCGCCGCCCTGGACGTCCCGGTGCACGTCGACTCGGGCCTGCTCGCCGACGCGGTCGTCGATCTCGACGAGCGGGGGCTGCTGCTCGGGACCCCGTCGTCGACCGCGCTCTGCGGCAGCGAGCGGCTGTACTCCTGGGCGGGCGGGCCCGGCCGGTCCGGTGTCGT
Proteins encoded in this window:
- a CDS encoding acetyl-CoA hydrolase/transferase C-terminal domain-containing protein, which codes for MTDETERALDELVRPGARVAVADACGLPYALAGPLSRVAARRRDDGDGVRLVLGWIPGPAPDLDPAAFVDIRTVVGGPGARALLDSGAAQRVPARLSAVPALLAGPLRPDLLLATVVADADGYRFGAESSWMRGLADDGVPVAAVVSGTAPHAEAGPPLPDVTVVGRVDGPAGLPHVVTAPPPTDADRAIAEQVAALVPAGARIQFGPGRLAGALVAALDVPVHVDSGLLADAVVDLDERGLLLGTPSSTALCGSERLYSWAGGPGRSGVVRPIEYTHDLSRLSTDPGPLVALNTALEIDVHGQVNVEGVAGSAAGMIGGHPDFAAAAARGPGLSVIALPSSHRGGPTLVERLGGPVSTPSHDVDVVVTERGTADLRGLGRDERRRALDVLWSGTAGANE